The genomic region caccctttaccaagtatatagatgcattaagataacatagcgataaaatgatatcccaacaagtaaataaatgttccaacaaggaacagctccaatcttcacctgcaactagcaacgctataagaggggctgagcgaagcggtaatatagccaatcaacggttgctaggacaaggtgggttagaggtttgacatggcaattgggaggctgacaagcaaaaggtagacatcgtagcattggcatagcaaagagcgagcaaactagcatagcaaagatagtagtgatttcgagggtatgatcatcttgcctgcacagttgtcagagttgactggatcctcacaagcaaactcaacgggctcctcggtagcaaactcgtctcccggctctacccaacgagacaaacaagcaacaaggatacaatcaaccacgtgcaaaaccaagcaataagatgaaatgatgatatgctatgcggggtgcgatgcgggatgcaaaatgcaagatatgacaggaaatgcatggacctggcctcaacttggaattccaaggatgccactggaaagatgagatgaaatcgcttgaaaacgatataaagaacgccggaatcggagttacggtttggaaatggcaagcgttttaagatcgacaccggtctgcgatgtacggcaagtaggcatctaaatgcaatgcaacgaacatgctacagccaccaaacatgacaacaaaatacatggcagggatgcacacaagatgcttaacaaaagactagcactgagccacggccaattcatccattaagaggttcaaacaagcatggcaaaaacgcaaatgcaaaacagattccagacttagtgaaattaacactcgtctgaaatttcagatcatgaagccctcttcggagcagcaaaacaacatgatatatgacctgattaagacaagtaagaacatggcatggagctactcaacaagcttaacaaaagacccaaagttacctggggccaaaagggttcacaaaatatactaacgggcacacgaacatagctaaaacacaatcagttttcagacttagtgaaaactgagacatgctgaaatataactcacgaaggcatgtaaacgagctcgatgcactcaccacggtgcatgTCATGGCAAAAcaggcatacatccattaagaaggcacaaaataaaagctagacatggcaagaacaatggcatagcatgcacggatcaactacaataacatcggcaaaatcgcaaacaagttgacgaactgcccagattcaccacgaagtaaaagtagagctcgattgactcaagctagggtgctccataattgcaaacaaagacatggatggatagagcataacattattGACAAAActtctttactgatcatcctcaaaagaggcacggatcactagaaaacaagctgaacatatggcatcatgaactaaataatcccagacttagtggaaacaactaagtctctgaaaacagatttctcgggtgcctcactttgcaaggtTGCACAAGTCACcatacacatcctaaaaatgcatgggatgcacctctggaaataagacaaaattcttaacaaaacatatgaaggactcacaggcatagcatgcacacattaatcatggcaaaaatgacaaaagtctaagatgaactagcagatctgacaattaactcacgaagcctccttctaacagcattttgggcatcaagatgagctcaaatgaaaatgatgcaatggaatgaaatgatgtactcgtcgaggcgaacatttcgatatattatatgcccaaatcgaagctatggatgcaaagttacgacaggTCAAACtttgcataaaaattagggtttcgggaggagaaAGTCAACCGGGATATtctcagatctagatccagatcgggcACGGGAACCGAGGTCGCCGGATTTACTGTAGCTGCTCGCCGGATCCGACGGGAAAGAAGGCCAGGGTCGGTGGAGAGGACCGGGCGGCGGTGGAGCTTGCTCCGGCCCGACGGAGGGGGTGGCCCGCGGCGGCGCGGCGTGCTccaggcggcggcggtggggcggcgNNNNNNNNNNNNNNNNNNNNNNNNNNNNNNNNNNNNNNNNNNNNNNNNNNNNNNNNNNNNNNNNNNNNNNNNNNNNNNNNNNNNNNNNNNNNNNNNNNNNNNNNNNNNNNNNNNNNNNNNNNNNNNNNNNNNNNNNNNNNNNNNNNNNNNNNNNNNNNNNNNNNNNNNNNNNNNNNNNNNNNNNNNNNNNNNNNNNNNNNNNNNNNNNNNNNNNNNNNNNNNNNNNNNNNNNNNNNNNNNNNNNNNNNNNNNNNNNNNNNNNNNNNNNNNNNNNNNNNNNNNNNNNNNNNNNNNNNNNNNNNNNNNNNNNNNNNNNNNNNNNNNNNNNNNNNNNNCTGGCCCGCGGAGGCGGCGTCGGGGGGTGGCTACGGGCCTTCGGGCCCAGCGGCGGCGGGTGTGGCCGGTGCCACGTGGCAGCGTCCGgttgggcgcggggcggcggcgggcatGTCCAGCTAGGCCCCGGACATGTCCCTCGGCGCGGAGATGTTTTTTTTTATGGTTGGACGGGGAGAGATCCGAGATCCGAAAACGggagggctatttataggcataagtggagctagtagaatccaaatgaggtgcggttttcggccacacgatcgtgatcgaacgctctaggacatggagcagagtttagtgggttttgggccaaattggaggggtgttgggctgcaacacacacgaggccttttcggtccctcggttaaccgttggagtatcaaacgaagtccaaatgatacgaaacttgacaggcggtctaccggtagtaaaccaaggccgcttggcaagtctcggtccaatccggaaatgtttaaaccccacacacgaaagaaagctagaattgaccaccggaggagaacgaagcgccggaatgcaaaacggacaacggggaaatgctcgaatgcatgagatgaacacgtatgcaaatgcaatgcatatgatgacatgatatgagatgcatgacaaagaaaacaacacacggagacaaagacccgaacctgagaaataaatataacttaacgccggaaatggcaagagttggagtacaaataggaaAAGTTACAACCGGGGTGTTACATCAACCGAGACCATCCATGGTGCCTCAAGGCTATTGGTGCAGCCGAAGGGCAATGAGAGACCGAGTCCACACCCGGACGAAGAGTCACACGCAACCGAGGCTACAACACAACAGCGGCACCGCCAGCGAAGCCGAAGGGCATCAAGGAGCCGAGTCTACACCCGGATCGCTTCACCGTGCACACCAGCGCAAGCCGGCCGCACCACCACCACTCCACCaccacatcacacaccaccgtcgACCCCAGTCGGCCGCACAAACACACCACCAGCCGCACCCCCTTCATCCAGACACACCAACACCAGCCAAAGTTTGTGTCTCCAAGAtggcgcctccaagaagggaatGATGCCAGAGACACCGCCGCCACTCGATCCGGCAAGCCCGACCATAGGTTTTCACCCGGAAACAACGAAACAGGAGGTTTGCGGCTCAAAAACAGCTCCAAGGCGGCACCTCCGCGAGGAAAATGACAGCCACAGCCGTTGTTGCCACCGGCGTCGTCGCGTCGACCAAGTCAACCCAGAATTTTGCATCCGGAGCGTGAGCAACCAACAAACCATGATGACATCTTCAGGGCGCGTGCTGCCCGGATCTTGCGAGACCACATCGCCGCGCACCGGATCTGGGCAGAAATTAGTCTGCCCCACCGAGTACAGGAACGGCCAGGGGCACGCCTCCCCAGGCCGGAACAACCGCTCGCCGGAGAAGCCGAGGGCCGCTACAAGATGCAGCGGCGTACAGAGGCAGGCCGGATCGAGACAACGCCGAAGGAAAGGAGCAGGTCAGCCCCCGACGCACCTGAGAAGGACGAGGTGGATCTGGGCGCCAACGCCAACCCCGCCACCCCGAGCGCCCCTTCACCACCTAGCAGACCACGGGCCGCGCTCGAGCAACATCACCTTCTCGTCGACGATGAGGCAGGCCACCGGAGCCGGACGAGCCGAATCCGAGCACCCTGCCAAAACCGCCGCCGCGGTCACCGAGGGTGGCTCAGCCGTGACCAGGGCCATCCCACAACGCGAGCaaggcccccgccgccgccgttggcTGCAGCGGCTTCGCCCTGCATCTTCCTCCGGCGGCGACGGGAGAGGAAGGGTGGATCTCGCGGTGGCGGCGCTAGGTTTCAAACCCCGATGGAAGAAATAGTAGTGTTTTGATCTACCCCCTCTTTTCATATgggaggtaagaaggtaagagttaatcaAACCCCGATGCTACAAATCGTCTTCCATGAGTAAGGTCCATGTCTTCGTGCAACATCAATGGAACTcccctgcaaaaaaaaaaagagaccAATGTATCTGATCAATGTTATATCAATGATCAATCACTTAGGGCAGTAGGCCTCATCTGTGCTTTCATGGATCCAGAAAAGACATTGAAGTGTGCTGCTAAAGCTCTCCCCTTCtctgctttcaattttttttctaccaaTCATTCACACACGTGTCAGCATTGTGAAGCGTACAGGAGGACTCCATTGTTCGTTTCGCTTGCCGCAAAAGCTTCCACAAGTGCCGTTGTTGGCTAACACTATGCTTTACTTCTGGTGCTTAGTTACCGGCCTATCAGGTTTGGGCATCCCTGTTCAGCTGTTCTCTTGACACGTGCACAGCACAATCAACTGCACTATACCCTTTTTGAGTAGCCGTTTCCAACAAGCACTAATGTTGTATGCATGGGGAGATGCAATTGCTGCAGCTAACCAGAGTTCATGCAAAAGGAGAGGCAGAAGATGTCAATTATGCAGTTGCCGATTGCTTAATGCAGACACTATCTTTTTTGcgaaaaagatcagatctattataaagattcaccgGAAGTACAAAGCACAAACACTACCTTACCCAAAGAGAGCAGTAGGATAGATGCATTCGTAGGTCGTAGCACATGCCAACAATCTGTATATACACATGCCCGGTGATATTTACAACTTCCAGGCACATAAACAGGCCAGCGAGAGCCACAGGAAAGAAGAAAGGAACGGATGACAACTTCTGAAACAGAACGACCAATTGGATGACCAACAGATATTCTCTCCACCAGACAACATGACAATCTAAAAAAGACTCAAAAAATAGGAGCAACAACACCATGCGCCAATAAAACAATGGTTTGCAGCTAGGTTTCACGCGCCCGCCTCGGCGGCGGCACGCCTCCTTAGCTTGGCGCGTGTCACGCGGATGGTCTCCTCCATGACCGTCTCCTCTAGCGCAGGATCAACCTCTTCGGCGCCCTCCACGGCGACGTCAGCCTCGTCGATCGCCATGTCGTCCGATGCTTCGGCTTcaggggccggctgggccttaGGCTCGGGCCTTGGTGCGACAGCGTCAGCAGCTGGAGCCGGCACTGGCTCGGCCGCAGGTTTCGCCTCACTTTTCTTTGTCTTCTCATCGGGTTTTGCTGTGGGTGCAGCAGCCGCGGCTGGTTTCACCGATGCCGCTGGACCACCTTTGGCTGATGCTTGACGCTTGATCTTGGGGGAAACGGGCTTGGTCTCCTGAGCTTGCTGTGCCATTGCTGCTTGCCGAGCAGCGATAGATGCTGCTCTGCGCATAACAGGCTGCGCTTGCCTTTGTGGTTGCTGCTGCTGCACCTGCGGTTGTGGTTGTGATTGCTGTTGCTGAGGCTGCTGTGGTTCCTAAAAATCAAAACATGATTTCAGTATTAACTGCATTTGAGACTTTAATAGAAAGCACAGATGGATATCATGTTGACTCTTGAGAATTAGTTAACACAACCAGTCTGGAACTGATGAGCCCTCCAAGGCGTACTAAAAATAAAAAATTAGCCCAAATTTATTTAAAACCAATCTTCGGCCATAGAGTAAAAACCTTAATGTCTTATGCATTAGATTGTACAACATGTGGAAGGAAAGTCCATAACTCCAGATGGTGCAACTTTCTGAGTTTTAACATTAGCAAATGAACTTATATTTAAATGCAGGATTGAGGTTTAACTCCAGATGGTACTTCAGCGCTTACTAATGTTCTGTTTCATATTACAGTATATGATGATTTGGATGAGCCACTTCTAGATATCAGGGTGTTTGGCTACCTGTTTCATTTTTTTAATCAATTTGCAAACTGGTATTTTCTTTGTTATAGGGCATATGAAATGAAATGGCAGAGAACAACATATATTTGTCAAACTGAGTGACAGACTTTTTACAGCTATATTTCTATAGCAGTTCCAAATGAACCATATTTCTATACAATTCAATTTAGGCAAGTGCCACCAGATGGCAGACATGAAATTGTGAATCTTTTGAATACACAGGAGGATAAAATGCTGGCATCTTACCACAGGCAGTTTGCATTATGTAAAATCCTACCTAGTTTCCAACTGAATATATTCTCCGGGGAAAAAAGTGAAAATATATGACAACAGGAATTCAATAACTGATAAGTGATAATGCATAGTTACTTATATATCAGGTGTTCAGTACAAGCCAAGGTATAGTTTTTATTGTTAAGTAAAATACTGCCACTTGCAATTCTCCTGAGAACCAAGTCCTTTTCTAGATCGCGATAACAAAATTACGCAACACTTCAGGATCCAAATGAAGTAATGATAAAACTCACAAAAAAAGCATCTTTTGAGAGGCTTCAGAAATTTACCCTATGGCTCAAGAAGAACTCATATGCTATCACAGCATATGATAGGTTCTTCATATGTCAAATGCATATGTGTAGTTCAGTATGCATTCATATTACAGATGCTAGCAATATATACCAAAGTTCTGCTGACTTAGGCATGCGCATTGTAATCAGCAACTCAGCATAGCTACTCATGTAGCTTTCTGCAGCACGGATCTAGATCACAGCAATTGTTTAGACTCAATGATGCTAATCCAAAAGAGACAAGATTTTTACATAGTTGTCCTAATCCAAAAGAGACTCATATTAAGTGTTCCTAAACTGCAATACATTTCAGGGATGCCAAACACTTGAGCCATTGGATTATTATCACGGGACAGAGATGATATACATCACAAATGTTAGCTGGAATTTTTAGAGGCCACCATATAACATGCAGAACTTCATCGTTTATCATGCAATGTGCAAAGAGAAAACGAGAAAGGCCTAGCGAATCATAAAGGAGATTAAATGGTGCATTAACATCGTCAGGGTGAAAATACATCAATTGGTTCAATAGCTTTGACTGAAAGGACCATAATACAGTACACATGATTCGCACCTGAGGACGTTGCTTTGATTTCTGGGATGGTGACTGTGACGCAACATACTTCAAAACATCAAAGAAGGTATTTTGTCCAACAGCAGCAACCTTCTGGACATAAACGACAACAACATCGCTGGCCCGAGCTCTCAACTCAAGCAAATTCCGGTCA from Triticum aestivum cultivar Chinese Spring chromosome 4A, IWGSC CS RefSeq v2.1, whole genome shotgun sequence harbors:
- the LOC123085287 gene encoding HVA22-like protein i translates to MMGGFVSRILLLVFGYAYPAYECYKTVELNKPEIEQLIFWCQYWILVALMTVMERFGDLTISWLPFYSEAKLLFFIYLWYPRTKGTTYIYGTFFKPYISQHENEIDRNLLELRARASDVVVVYVQKVAAVGQNTFFDVLKYVASQSPSQKSKQRPQEPQQPQQQQSQPQPQVQQQQPQRQAQPVMRRAASIAARQAAMAQQAQETKPVSPKIKRQASAKGGPAASVKPAAAAAPTAKPDEKTKKSEAKPAAEPVPAPAADAVAPRPEPKAQPAPEAEASDDMAIDEADVAVEGAEEVDPALEETVMEETIRVTRAKLRRRAAAEAGA